A genomic stretch from Ignavibacteriales bacterium includes:
- the dnaA gene encoding chromosomal replication initiator protein DnaA: MASYSTNLNDINEPFDSRAQNQVSPADTKPVEQKDAEQVWGKFLELLSDSIKEGEINTWFSVITPKSFKEGVLTVSVPSEDYYGMIERRYNSQIARIIDSGILGENGKLKYEVSQLNLFTPGIHEEAPAERTSIRIAEEEDRIADDPYDFNIITGKKEYASNLYPKNTFDYFIKGESNELATAAAYAITNNPGRTYNPFFVYGGVGLGKTHLVQAIGNEILKKFPDKKIYYTTAPDFTTQFTTSIAKERIDFSSNTGGTKKLDSFYKSLDVLILDDIQNLSGKEKTQDFMYQIFNSLFNEKKHIIFSSDKPISQIKGIEERLISRFQWGITVDIQPPNWEMRVAITQKKFEAAGVSVPEEIIHYIATNVKDSIRTIEGCIVGMIAESALVHKGQITLDVAEKVISRVVGNVKRSRHISIENIIFNVSEFYKISENQILSRRRTKDVAFARQVAMYLAKELTNNTLETIGLNFGGKDHATVLYSHKMISDQMKRDIEIKRQVEGIIEKIKNM; encoded by the coding sequence GTGGCAAGTTACTCTACTAATCTAAATGACATCAACGAACCTTTTGACAGTAGAGCCCAAAACCAAGTAAGTCCAGCCGACACAAAACCAGTAGAGCAGAAAGACGCGGAGCAGGTTTGGGGAAAGTTCTTAGAGTTACTATCGGATTCCATCAAAGAAGGAGAGATCAACACCTGGTTCTCCGTAATCACACCAAAAAGTTTTAAAGAAGGGGTATTAACAGTATCCGTGCCGAGCGAAGATTACTACGGCATGATAGAGCGCCGTTACAATTCACAGATCGCGCGCATAATCGACAGCGGTATACTGGGCGAGAACGGAAAGCTAAAGTACGAAGTAAGCCAACTGAACCTATTCACGCCGGGAATCCACGAAGAAGCGCCCGCAGAGAGAACAAGCATAAGAATCGCCGAAGAAGAGGACCGAATCGCAGATGACCCATATGACTTTAACATTATCACAGGCAAAAAAGAATACGCATCTAACCTATACCCAAAGAATACATTCGATTATTTTATAAAAGGTGAAAGCAACGAGCTGGCAACCGCGGCGGCTTACGCAATTACGAACAATCCTGGCAGAACATACAACCCGTTCTTTGTTTACGGAGGAGTTGGACTCGGCAAGACTCACCTGGTACAGGCGATCGGCAATGAGATACTGAAGAAATTTCCGGATAAGAAGATATATTACACTACTGCACCAGACTTTACGACACAGTTCACAACATCGATAGCAAAAGAGAGGATAGATTTTTCATCCAATACCGGCGGTACAAAGAAGCTGGATTCATTTTACAAGTCACTGGACGTACTTATTCTCGACGATATTCAGAACCTGAGCGGTAAGGAAAAGACTCAGGATTTTATGTACCAGATATTCAACTCCTTATTCAACGAAAAGAAACACATCATATTTTCGAGCGATAAACCTATCAGCCAGATAAAGGGCATAGAGGAGAGGCTCATATCGAGATTCCAGTGGGGCATTACGGTAGATATACAACCGCCGAACTGGGAGATGAGAGTCGCTATCACGCAAAAGAAGTTTGAAGCGGCAGGTGTATCGGTACCGGAAGAAATTATTCACTACATCGCAACAAATGTAAAGGACAGTATACGAACAATAGAGGGATGTATCGTAGGAATGATCGCTGAGAGCGCTCTCGTTCACAAAGGACAGATAACCCTAGATGTGGCTGAGAAGGTCATAAGCCGTGTTGTAGGCAATGTAAAACGCTCCAGACACATTTCCATCGAGAATATCATATTCAACGTCTCAGAGTTTTACAAGATCTCCGAGAACCAGATCCTATCACGCAGAAGAACAAAGGATGTGGCATTTGCAAGGCAGGTAGCTATGTACCTAGCAAAAGAACTTACGAACAATACGCTGGAAACTATCGGGTTGAACTTCGGCGGAAAAGACCACGCAACGGTATTGTATTCACATAAGATGATATCGGATCAGATGAAGAGGGATATAGAGATAAAGAGACAGGTAGAGGGAATAATCGAGAAGATCAAAAACATGTAG
- the alr gene encoding alanine racemase has translation MKKNNSPSNGYDTYAEINLRNLKDNFNIIRKASNLKNKSKNTKICAVVKANAYGHGMTRIAEELIDCGADYLGTAFLTESVDLREYLSLKMKNAKILCLGALTLDTEHFKDVIENAIEVTITDLKSAKALDKYAALQNKIVNVHVKLDTGMNRIGFLAKDAYKAVSELKKLKNLNLVGIYSHYATAEQPGNSYSLKQLKTFKDVVSEIESNIHKFELKHIENSGGILNFRDDFCNMTRPGIMLYGYYTDRTKVKKDIGLKPVMRMVSKVSLVKELPKGESISYGRKYTTTRKTRIASIPIGYGDGYPRALTNKAKVFINKKLYPSVGTVCMDWIMAEVGMKDKINPNDKVIIFGPEYTADDLAKLIDTIPYEIITNVSDRVKRIYV, from the coding sequence ATGAAAAAGAACAATTCCCCTTCAAACGGATACGATACTTATGCGGAGATTAATTTAAGGAATTTAAAGGACAATTTTAACATAATACGTAAAGCCTCCAATTTAAAAAATAAGTCCAAAAATACAAAGATCTGTGCTGTTGTTAAGGCAAATGCCTACGGGCACGGCATGACACGCATTGCCGAAGAGCTGATCGATTGCGGAGCGGATTATCTCGGTACTGCTTTTCTCACTGAATCGGTCGACCTTAGAGAATATCTCAGTTTGAAAATGAAAAACGCGAAGATACTTTGCCTTGGCGCGCTCACACTCGACACCGAACATTTCAAAGACGTAATTGAAAATGCCATTGAAGTTACAATAACAGATCTGAAATCTGCAAAGGCTCTCGATAAATACGCGGCCTTACAAAATAAAATCGTGAACGTTCACGTAAAGCTCGACACAGGGATGAACCGGATAGGATTCCTTGCAAAGGACGCGTACAAAGCTGTGAGCGAATTGAAGAAATTAAAAAATTTAAACCTGGTTGGCATATACTCTCACTACGCGACCGCCGAACAGCCGGGAAATTCATACTCGCTCAAACAATTGAAAACCTTCAAGGATGTCGTCTCGGAAATAGAAAGTAATATCCATAAATTCGAACTTAAGCATATAGAAAATTCCGGCGGAATACTTAATTTCCGCGATGATTTCTGCAATATGACGCGTCCCGGTATCATGCTCTACGGATACTACACCGACAGGACAAAGGTGAAAAAAGACATCGGCTTAAAGCCGGTGATGCGAATGGTATCGAAGGTTAGCCTCGTTAAAGAGCTGCCGAAAGGAGAGAGCATATCCTACGGCAGAAAATATACCACTACAAGGAAAACACGCATTGCGTCCATACCTATCGGTTACGGTGACGGCTACCCGCGCGCTCTTACGAATAAAGCAAAAGTCTTCATCAACAAAAAACTCTATCCTTCCGTCGGCACCGTGTGTATGGATTGGATTATGGCTGAGGTCGGAATGAAAGATAAAATTAATCCAAACGACAAAGTTATAATATTCGGTCCCGAATATACCGCCGACGATCTCGCAAAATTGATCGATACTATTCCATACGAGATAATTACGAATGTTTCCGACAGGGTAAAAAGGATTTACGTATAG
- a CDS encoding mannose-1-phosphate guanylyltransferase, translating into MNNYAVIMAGGVGTRFWPKGTSKLPKQFLKIIHDSNSMIQETYQRLTGLVHSTKVFVVTNVMYKNDIKKQLPQIPDENIICEPFGRNTAPCIGLACLFLKQFDEKANVIVLPSDHVIGNVEEFQHVLKTGLAFVNENGGIVTLGINPTKPETGYGYIQFDLEKMVPVAVGDERHEKVFKVKTFAEKPNLDLAKAFIESGDFLWNSGMFIFRVDTMMNEIQSSLPDIFESLMHLEGSLMDKDFDKKLEFEYSKMKGISIDYGVMEKSHEVYTIKSDFGWSDVGSWDEIYNIKEKDVNGNVKVGKTVTIDTKNCLIINDQKIAATIGVEDLLIIDTDNGLLVCKRGESQKVKDVVDYLRRKGMNDYL; encoded by the coding sequence ATGAACAATTATGCAGTAATAATGGCAGGCGGTGTGGGAACCAGATTTTGGCCGAAAGGCACTTCAAAATTACCAAAGCAATTCCTTAAGATCATACACGATTCTAACTCCATGATACAGGAGACGTACCAGAGGCTAACGGGGCTGGTACACAGCACGAAAGTATTTGTGGTGACGAACGTGATGTATAAGAACGACATAAAGAAACAGCTTCCACAGATACCGGACGAGAATATAATCTGTGAACCCTTCGGGAGGAACACCGCTCCGTGTATCGGGCTCGCTTGTTTATTCCTGAAGCAGTTCGACGAGAAGGCAAACGTGATTGTGCTTCCGTCGGACCACGTAATAGGCAACGTGGAAGAGTTTCAGCACGTGCTGAAGACGGGGCTGGCTTTTGTGAATGAGAACGGAGGTATAGTAACGCTCGGAATAAACCCGACAAAACCGGAGACGGGGTACGGCTACATACAATTCGACCTGGAAAAAATGGTACCCGTTGCAGTTGGTGATGAAAGGCACGAGAAGGTATTTAAGGTGAAAACATTCGCGGAGAAACCAAACCTGGACCTCGCGAAGGCGTTCATAGAGAGCGGAGATTTTCTTTGGAACAGCGGTATGTTTATTTTCCGTGTGGACACTATGATGAACGAGATACAAAGTTCACTCCCGGACATTTTCGAATCACTCATGCACCTTGAAGGATCGCTGATGGATAAGGACTTCGACAAAAAGCTGGAATTCGAATACTCAAAGATGAAGGGGATCTCGATAGACTACGGTGTGATGGAAAAGTCACACGAGGTATATACGATAAAGAGCGATTTCGGATGGAGCGACGTGGGTTCGTGGGATGAGATATACAACATTAAGGAAAAGGACGTCAACGGAAACGTAAAGGTCGGCAAGACGGTCACCATCGACACAAAGAACTGTCTCATTATTAACGATCAAAAGATAGCGGCGACGATCGGCGTGGAGGACCTGCTCATTATTGATACGGATAACGGGCTCCTCGTCTGCAAGCGCGGTGAATCACAAAAAGTAAAAGACGTCGTGGATTACCTGAGAAGAAAAGGCATGAACGATTATCTCTAA
- the mce gene encoding methylmalonyl-CoA epimerase yields the protein MKLAHIGIAVKSLDESVPNYEKIFGVEASEVEHVEEQKVNVRKLHLDNMDIELLEGTAPDSPISKFIEKRGEGVHHCSFEVDDIVKSLSDAKNSGIELINETPRTGADDMLIAFLHPKSTGGVLIEYTQKKH from the coding sequence ATGAAACTTGCTCACATAGGCATAGCGGTAAAGTCACTCGATGAATCGGTGCCGAACTACGAGAAGATATTCGGGGTAGAGGCATCGGAGGTCGAACATGTTGAAGAGCAAAAGGTGAACGTGCGCAAACTCCACCTGGACAACATGGACATCGAACTGCTCGAGGGTACTGCACCGGATTCACCGATATCGAAGTTCATCGAAAAACGCGGAGAAGGTGTTCACCACTGTTCATTCGAAGTGGACGACATCGTGAAGTCTCTTTCCGACGCAAAGAACAGCGGTATCGAGCTGATAAACGAAACTCCCCGCACCGGCGCGGACGATATGCTGATCGCTTTCCTTCACCCGAAATCCACCGGCGGGGTTCTCATCGAATACACACAGAAAAAGCATTAG
- a CDS encoding excinuclease ABC subunit C — MADTDKNSEIQPEIALSPDLKSKLENLPASPGVYQFKDANGRVLYVGKAKVLRNRVRSYFQSRAVSNTRSGAGSARLELMIGKTADIEIITTDSEVEALLLEITLIQKLKPKYNVNFKDDKSYPYIVITNEPYPRIFPTRKKRSDGSRYFGPYTDVKTMRFALKAVRDIFMIRSCSLNLTDESIAAGKFKVCLDYHIKKCEGPCEALVSRADYNEMIDEVAKLLQGKTHTLVKELENKMNAYSEDMKFEKAAQIRDKIDAIEVYSERQKMVDEEIVDRDVFAVAREDNTGCGMVLKIRDGKVVGKSHFYLSNVIEKSDAEILENFVTTYYSKADFIPEEIFLETELEDMDTLKKWLDERRGSKVDITVPKIGDKAKSVNMVKSNAMFLLKELILAKMKKEFIPPSLEALKRDLRLTKLPRRIECFDISHIQGTDTVASMVVFENAGPKKTGYRKFKLRGVEGVVGRPDDFLSMREVIHRRYKKVVEADFETAENPDQKADKDEALEMPDLIIIDGGKGQLSSAVKVLDDLGITGQNIIGLAKRLEEVYLPGDSDPQSIPHTSSGLRLLQRIRDEAHRFAITYHRSLREKRTITTELTEIEGIGAKTANKLLIEFGSVENIKEVLKTNYSMLEKSAGKKVAARLREYYE; from the coding sequence ATGGCAGATACCGACAAAAATAGTGAAATCCAGCCGGAAATAGCACTTTCTCCCGATCTGAAATCCAAACTTGAAAATCTTCCCGCGTCTCCGGGTGTCTATCAATTCAAGGACGCCAACGGAAGGGTATTATATGTGGGCAAGGCAAAGGTGCTCAGAAACCGTGTGAGATCTTATTTCCAATCGAGAGCCGTATCCAATACGAGGAGCGGAGCGGGATCGGCGCGCCTGGAACTGATGATAGGAAAGACCGCCGACATAGAGATCATCACGACGGATTCGGAAGTCGAAGCGCTCCTGCTAGAGATCACGCTGATACAAAAACTGAAACCGAAGTACAACGTTAACTTCAAAGATGATAAGTCATACCCGTACATAGTAATAACAAACGAACCATACCCGCGCATATTCCCGACGAGAAAGAAACGGTCGGACGGCTCGCGTTACTTCGGACCATACACTGACGTAAAGACGATGCGGTTCGCGCTGAAGGCGGTGCGTGATATTTTTATGATACGCTCGTGCAGTCTGAATCTCACCGACGAGAGCATCGCGGCGGGGAAGTTCAAAGTGTGCCTGGATTACCACATAAAGAAATGCGAAGGACCATGCGAAGCTCTGGTATCGAGGGCTGATTATAACGAGATGATAGACGAGGTCGCCAAGCTCCTGCAGGGAAAGACGCACACGCTGGTAAAGGAGCTCGAGAATAAAATGAATGCTTACTCGGAAGATATGAAATTCGAGAAAGCGGCGCAGATACGCGATAAGATAGACGCGATAGAGGTTTATTCGGAACGGCAGAAGATGGTGGATGAGGAGATAGTGGACCGGGACGTATTCGCCGTGGCGCGTGAAGACAATACGGGGTGCGGTATGGTGCTGAAGATACGCGACGGGAAGGTCGTGGGTAAGTCGCATTTTTATCTGAGCAACGTAATAGAAAAAAGCGACGCGGAGATACTGGAAAATTTTGTAACGACATATTATTCAAAGGCGGACTTTATCCCGGAGGAGATATTCCTGGAGACGGAGCTGGAGGACATGGACACGCTGAAGAAGTGGCTGGACGAACGCAGGGGATCGAAGGTGGATATAACAGTGCCGAAGATAGGCGATAAAGCGAAGTCGGTCAATATGGTGAAGAGCAACGCGATGTTCCTGCTGAAGGAACTGATACTGGCGAAGATGAAGAAGGAATTCATCCCGCCGTCGCTGGAAGCGCTGAAGCGCGACCTGCGCCTGACGAAGCTCCCGCGGAGGATAGAGTGTTTCGATATTTCGCACATACAGGGTACGGATACCGTTGCATCGATGGTGGTATTCGAAAACGCGGGTCCCAAGAAGACGGGTTACAGGAAGTTCAAACTCCGCGGTGTAGAGGGGGTCGTGGGGCGACCGGATGATTTTCTTTCGATGCGTGAGGTGATACACAGGCGATATAAAAAAGTCGTGGAAGCGGATTTCGAAACGGCGGAGAACCCCGACCAAAAAGCCGACAAAGACGAAGCGCTTGAAATGCCCGACCTGATAATAATAGACGGCGGTAAGGGACAGCTGAGCTCAGCGGTGAAGGTCCTTGACGACCTGGGCATCACGGGCCAGAACATAATCGGGCTGGCGAAACGGCTGGAGGAGGTTTACCTGCCGGGAGACAGCGACCCGCAGTCCATTCCGCACACGTCAAGCGGGCTGAGGTTGTTACAGCGGATAAGGGATGAGGCACACAGGTTCGCAATCACTTACCACAGATCGCTAAGGGAAAAGCGCACGATAACGACGGAGCTAACGGAGATAGAGGGCATCGGCGCGAAGACCGCGAACAAACTTCTGATAGAGTTCGGCTCCGTAGAGAACATAAAGGAAGTCCTGAAGACGAACTACTCGATGCTGGAAAAGTCCGCCGGAAAGAAAGTGGCGGCGAGGCTGAGGGAGTATTATGAGTGA
- a CDS encoding pirin family protein → MQKVLHRADSRGHVSHGWLDTYHSFSFASWHNPERVRFGVLRVLNDDTVAPDQGFGMHPHDNMEIITIILNGQLKHRDSMGSDGVIKENEIQVMSAGKGVMHSEFNPSQDESVELFQIWIFPREKNIEPRYDQMSFDPAGKENKLQMLVTSDKDSKDAMWINQDAYLSMGKFDAGKEIDYDIRTKGNGAYIMVVEGKVNVEGDDLSRRDAMGIYDTDKINIKVLEPDTEILIIEVPMN, encoded by the coding sequence ATGCAAAAAGTACTACACAGAGCAGATTCGCGGGGTCATGTGAGCCACGGGTGGCTGGATACGTATCACAGCTTCAGCTTCGCCAGCTGGCATAATCCCGAAAGAGTAAGATTTGGTGTATTAAGGGTGCTGAATGACGATACCGTCGCGCCGGACCAGGGCTTCGGCATGCATCCTCACGACAATATGGAGATAATCACGATCATACTGAACGGGCAGTTAAAACACCGCGACAGCATGGGCTCGGACGGTGTAATTAAGGAGAACGAGATACAGGTGATGTCCGCGGGCAAGGGCGTTATGCATTCGGAATTCAATCCGTCGCAGGACGAGAGTGTGGAACTGTTCCAGATATGGATATTCCCGCGCGAGAAGAATATCGAGCCGAGGTATGACCAGATGTCGTTCGATCCCGCCGGCAAGGAGAACAAACTGCAGATGCTGGTGACTTCCGACAAAGATTCGAAGGACGCGATGTGGATAAACCAAGACGCGTATTTGTCGATGGGCAAGTTCGATGCAGGTAAGGAGATCGATTACGATATCCGTACGAAAGGAAACGGCGCGTATATTATGGTGGTGGAAGGAAAGGTGAACGTGGAAGGCGACGACCTGAGCAGAAGGGACGCGATGGGAATTTATGATACGGATAAGATAAATATTAAAGTTCTCGAACCGGATACGGAGATATTAATTATTGAAGTTCCAATGAATTAA